The Candidatus Zixiibacteriota bacterium sequence CGCCCTGGCCATATCTCTGTCATATCCAACCGGTATATTGATGGCCCTGCTTCCGACGGTATATTTTATCGGCGAAGTGTCTGACAGGAAGCAATCATTCAGGTCGCCGGCAAATTGGATTAATCTGGCCGGGTATGTGGTCCCATTTATTCTGGGACCGCTTCTGTTATGGCTGTACTTTTATTTGGAATACGATGATTTCTTCCTGCAACTTCATTTTCAAGAGAAGTATCACCGAACCTGGGCAATTCCCTTCTGGATCATGCTTAAAAGCCTTTTTAAAGAGCCTCTGGTCAGTCCGGAAAATCTTTCTATTCTGTGGTTCGGGCTGACTTTTATAATATTCTTTCCCTTCCGATTACGCCGGGAGTTGTGGATTCTGGGAATTGTCATGTACCTGTTTTCTCTGACGACCGGAACAACCATGTCGATTTATCGTCATTACCTGATAATAATCCCTATTTACATGATAATCGGTTCCTCCGACCGGCCACTCTGGCTGAAAACCGGTTATATTATCCTGGGACTGTTGATCGCCTTGAAAGTGCTTTTCCCGCTTTTTATGGCCTATCGGCTGATGTAGAAAAAGGATTCATTCCGGTTGATATGATTGTCTGATTCGATTATCTTGTATAATCGGTAAATGGCATGCAATATGGAATGAGGTCTGTTATGCTTAGAAAATGGATATACTTCCTTCTAATAACAATCTTTATGCTTTCAGGTTCAATATCGTTCGGGACAACCCGAAAAACCGTTAAGATCGGTTATTTTGAGGCCGGCCCGTATTACATCCATAAACTGAGCCTGAGAGAGGTGAAAAATTCTCTGGAAATTATCAAACCGGACAGCCTTGAGTTAATCTATGAGCCTTATGCTTATCGGTCGGCCGGATGGGATCGGGCTCAATGCCGCCAAATGGCTTCAGAATATTTAAAAATGAATGATATCGATCTTGTCCTGGCCGCCGGACCGTGGGTGGTTGGAGATTTGCTTGAAGCCGGATATAAACGACCGATTGTGGGGATATATCAATTCGATCCGGAAATTGCCGGGCAGGTTGATAGTGCCGGACGACCGGTGGCAAAAAATCTGACCGTGACATATTCGCCGGATAAATTAAAAAACGATCTGGTCGCCATGTTGAAGTTGTTTCCGGCTTCGAAAGTCGGGTTTATGTATTTCCCCGAGGCGGATGAATTTGATAGATATCGGGCCAAGTTTGAAGGTCTGGCTTCGGAACTAGGGCTGAAAGCCTATGGGACGGAAAAATATAATGATTTCGGAGTGTACAGCTTTTTTGCCGCATACCATGATATCCGGGATAAAATTGATGTTCTCTATGTTCCGCCCTTATATGGAATGGAACTGGATCAGATCAGGTACCTGTTCCAGGAAACTCAGTACTCCAGTATCCCGACCTTTTCCGCCGAGGGATTGGTGATACTGGAGAAAGGCGCGACTGCGGCCGATGCGGTTCGTCCTTATCGTTCTGCGGCCTTATTCATGGCCGATAAAATTCTGAAGATAATCGATGGTGCAGAACCAGCCTCGTTACCGACTCATTTTGAAGAAGCCCGATCAGTCTGTCTCAATCTTAATGGGGCGAAACAGATGAAGCGGATTTTTGATCGCAAAGTGGTATCAAATGCCCAAGTCATTCCTGAGGAACCGGACGAGTCGGTTCCGCGGTACACTCTGACTCAGGCCCTGGAATTGGGCGAACGCGAAAATACCGGTTTGCTGGCCTTGAGAGAAAGGTACCAAAGCGTCCTGGATGAGGCAAAGAAAGCATATATGGCTTTTGTGCCCGGTCTCAGTATCGGTTTGTCGGCAGCCACGACCGACAATGCGGCCCGGGCCGGAATTTATAATGATATTCTCAATCGGGAATATGCCGCCGATTTTATTGTCGACCAAAAGCTGTTCTCCTATCCCGCTATCAAGGCTGTTCAAGCAGCCGCCAAAAACCGCGAGTCGGAAAAAATGGGTCTGAAACAGGCCCGTCACGATTTGCGCCGGGCCATCACCCTGGCCTATATTTCGGTTCTGGAAAACGAGGAACGCCTGGAGATTTTTAATACTCTCACCAGTCGTCTCCACGATTACTGGGAAATTGCGATATCCGGAAATCAGTCCGGCCGGATAGATACGCTTGATATTGCGCTGATTGAAGCACGGTTGGTTAAAACCAGAATCAAAGAAGCCGAGGCCCGCCATGAATTGAAAATAGCCCGACTGGTTTTTAATACTCTGATCAATCGCCCCGGCGAGGAAACCATGGTCCTTGACCGATCCGAATTTCTCCCGGAAAGGATGGCCATGCTGGCCCGAAAACTCGATGAGTTAACGGCCACCGATGATAAGTTGAAACAATTTGAGAGGTTTTTTATAAGGAATGGAATCGATAGTTCATTTACCCTGCAACAGGCCACTCTGGCTATCGATCGGCAGAAAGATATGATTTCAATAAATGGCAGGGGATATTTGCCTGATCTGAATCTTCGCCTGAAATATTCTCATGGGGGTTTGTTCCAGCCGGTAACCGGGGATCGCAAGGACAGCTGGACCTTTGGCGGGTATCTGACCATTCCACTCCTGTCCGATCCCGGTCGGCATTATGACCGGAAGATACTTAAGGCCGGACTCGACCGGTTAATGTATGAAAAAGACACCCTCAGGTTTTCGATGGTGCAGGATATATCGATCCGGGCCGATTACCTGGTGACCCTGGTCGGAACTTTACCGACCGCCTATTATTCTCGAAATCTGGCCGCCGCCAATCTTGACAGTGTTTTTACCGGCTATCAGCGGGGGGATTTCAATATTATGGACCTATTGGCCCTCGAAAAGGATGCCTCCGCGACGGAATTCAGCCTGATCGAAAAT is a genomic window containing:
- a CDS encoding TolC family protein; protein product: MLRKWIYFLLITIFMLSGSISFGTTRKTVKIGYFEAGPYYIHKLSLREVKNSLEIIKPDSLELIYEPYAYRSAGWDRAQCRQMASEYLKMNDIDLVLAAGPWVVGDLLEAGYKRPIVGIYQFDPEIAGQVDSAGRPVAKNLTVTYSPDKLKNDLVAMLKLFPASKVGFMYFPEADEFDRYRAKFEGLASELGLKAYGTEKYNDFGVYSFFAAYHDIRDKIDVLYVPPLYGMELDQIRYLFQETQYSSIPTFSAEGLVILEKGATAADAVRPYRSAALFMADKILKIIDGAEPASLPTHFEEARSVCLNLNGAKQMKRIFDRKVVSNAQVIPEEPDESVPRYTLTQALELGERENTGLLALRERYQSVLDEAKKAYMAFVPGLSIGLSAATTDNAARAGIYNDILNREYAADFIVDQKLFSYPAIKAVQAAAKNRESEKMGLKQARHDLRRAITLAYISVLENEERLEIFNTLTSRLHDYWEIAISGNQSGRIDTLDIALIEARLVKTRIKEAEARHELKIARLVFNTLINRPGEETMVLDRSEFLPERMAMLARKLDELTATDDKLKQFERFFIRNGIDSSFTLQQATLAIDRQKDMISINGRGYLPDLNLRLKYSHGGLFQPVTGDRKDSWTFGGYLTIPLLSDPGRHYDRKILKAGLDRLMYEKDTLRFSMVQDISIRADYLVTLVGTLPTAYYSRNLAAANLDSVFTGYQRGDFNIMDLLALEKDASATEFSLIENKCGFFTAYAELLEAIGVDYLPGGSRAERQFMIELESALSGP